The following coding sequences are from one Paenibacillus sp. FSL R5-0912 window:
- a CDS encoding DUF4011 domain-containing protein translates to MDNQIEQQLSNRIANWKKNLIDMSKRNTLLNFKPKKTNSVNFLDTPSYLYKSLVGEEKQLDCNKLVTQYTQQVEKIKLMAIEELEKKKRIAEEIQNYNKTLNKLRTAAKTRMNEQGINISYLSFGLLKWKETQLSSTSDFFAPLLLVPVTLKRISANAPFTLNQFEDEIVINPFLAHMLQEQHGITLPELPEDPASINVNQLWGEIRELIINLEGWGVEEDVYLSLFSFNKLVMYKDMETYKNIIESHPLIREIAGVSNEESRKQTFDHTRIPDETSMDREVPSHEIFNILDADSSQQQAILAAKNEMSFVLQGPPGTGKSQTISNIIAENLANNKKVLFVSEKMAALNVVKSRLESEGLGDFCIEMHSQKANKRQVLDEINHVLNIQGSNRKISKEVYGEINVIREKLNTYSEKVHLAREPYDMTVYEIHGILSRLQNVPEFTVDFNISPTTELESIYRLLADLERYRATVYKSDFHPWEGYNDESFSLEIKSKVKKFLEKMKNQLEYTTEVVSNIQSFTGLQISTLDELKKATNILDMAKHSPMPPVGWFDRGNISQIINDAKNYQERFSTFLDEKKELTTKVNEDILEESRLQDFYNELYIENEQFISMIPETKLNELLLTQSALINGIEDILPVLSNASNYAEIASSLGIHELKDAKELNQLLIYLSLLNQSVTPTEIWFDVNHLANVLNQAMKLKEKYLENAALRGDLLSQYKPSFLEINAEKALIDFEVKESLVEPFRNTQRSGTEDVILYDQKSKVKGLLGDFFSKTKLLNTYKTEFESLFGMEITNISLIDNLEIVIRFIEKSPKPQESWFNLNNYHGIQTTIREGRELFSKYQIEFDKSTKLFEEEVYDERIYDIFERCEGPYQSFLRVFNGSYKKDLKWLRANLKSNEKLDFDTFQKYVRNIKRVLDYKKSIEKKESEFQTSLGWHYQLSDTSWSSIEQALSTTKEIVEWHQGRSLTVSLRELLLRPAGKVELLTSSFAHLKQICADLKHIINRIHNEYPNLISLFGSDASKINTEQLFTKLQIESENVDAYFNFVDEFSCHLQNPMNLSVISLKQDLKNKIILKQQSKELDESFENNINILGSSFKGNDTEWDKFFRFIEEFTLLFKSNVQITKEFKTTMLCGEGVHVDVTPLVQCLSTIEKEIPKYREALPKFFSGYEGPELYWPYAEFGNTLKLIKRQVEDWQYGFSKLSSYFVDTDLTFDEIKNTLEMAVQVKMYKQIIDSELENLKVVFGDRFTGYNTNWEQIFDALAWTDEWHNLFANMAMPSKLLNYVTSEGKGKKVHIMEWLEQAEKEYEKNMNLKKNLHLYFTVSVIFKEFDFSELKLEDLIHFSEIRIDSIDLLEDWIRYRRLEDIASNLGLGKFMLAIKNENIGDFTFKDLFQKRFFTLWLDKIYKNEPLLFDFDADAMNTDVTSFRKLDVKSNQLNVLRIKERLESNRNHAINSLAFRRELQIIQAEIGKKKRHYPIRKLLNLTAPLFMEVKPCLLMSPLSVSQFLDASVIQFDLVIFDEASQIFSEDAIGAIVRGKQLIVVGDTKQLPPTNFFHSSTIEEDFDDEQEEDQEVSYESILDECAHVLPPINLRWHYRSKHESLITFSNEAFYHNNLITFPSSDNGPYLGTEFVYVKDGVYDRGGNKTNKKEAEQIANLVIEHFKEHPNQSLGVIAFSEAQASAIENELTILRNANTLFERFFQEGAHEEFFIKSLENVQGDERDVIFLSVGYAKAADQTLHYNFGPLSKTRGERRLNVAVTRAKYHMKLISSLKPSDLSDTKVSGNTGLRLLKDYMQATMDGKLPISMTAHEEMEFDSPFEEDVFNVLTDMGYKVKTQVGCSGYRIDLAIVDPLNDNKFLLGIECDGKAYHSSKVARDRDRLRQQVLEGLGWKIYRIWSQEWFKKRRFEVNRLENYLESIRYLV, encoded by the coding sequence ATGGACAATCAAATCGAACAGCAGTTATCAAATCGAATAGCGAATTGGAAAAAGAACCTCATCGATATGAGTAAGAGGAACACATTGCTCAATTTTAAGCCAAAGAAAACCAATAGCGTAAATTTTTTAGATACCCCTTCATACTTATACAAGTCACTCGTTGGGGAAGAAAAGCAATTGGACTGTAATAAATTGGTTACCCAATATACTCAGCAAGTTGAAAAAATCAAATTAATGGCGATTGAAGAACTTGAGAAGAAGAAACGAATTGCCGAAGAAATTCAAAATTATAATAAGACCTTAAATAAACTTAGAACGGCTGCAAAGACCCGAATGAACGAACAAGGGATAAATATTTCGTACTTATCATTTGGACTTTTGAAATGGAAAGAAACACAGCTCTCGTCTACATCAGATTTCTTTGCGCCTTTACTGCTGGTGCCTGTAACCTTAAAAAGAATTAGTGCGAATGCCCCGTTTACATTAAATCAGTTTGAAGATGAGATTGTGATCAATCCCTTCTTAGCACATATGTTGCAAGAGCAGCATGGTATTACCTTACCTGAGCTCCCTGAAGATCCAGCAAGTATTAACGTTAATCAATTATGGGGAGAAATAAGAGAACTTATTATTAATCTTGAGGGTTGGGGCGTCGAAGAGGACGTTTATTTATCGTTGTTTTCTTTTAACAAGCTGGTTATGTACAAAGACATGGAGACTTATAAAAATATAATCGAAAGTCATCCACTGATCAGAGAAATTGCAGGTGTTTCTAATGAGGAAAGCAGAAAACAAACATTCGATCACACACGAATTCCTGATGAAACCAGTATGGATCGGGAGGTCCCTTCCCATGAAATATTCAATATACTCGATGCGGACTCAAGCCAGCAGCAAGCAATATTGGCTGCTAAAAATGAGATGAGCTTTGTTCTTCAGGGTCCACCAGGCACTGGGAAGAGCCAAACCATCTCCAATATTATTGCAGAGAACTTAGCAAACAACAAAAAGGTTCTATTTGTAAGTGAGAAAATGGCCGCATTAAATGTAGTGAAAAGTCGCCTAGAGAGTGAAGGGTTAGGAGATTTTTGTATTGAGATGCATAGTCAAAAAGCCAATAAAAGACAGGTTTTAGATGAAATAAACCATGTGTTAAATATTCAGGGATCAAATAGGAAAATATCCAAAGAAGTATACGGCGAAATAAACGTCATCAGGGAAAAACTAAATACATATTCAGAAAAGGTTCATTTAGCCAGAGAACCGTATGACATGACAGTATACGAAATACACGGAATACTTTCTAGGTTGCAAAACGTCCCTGAATTCACAGTGGACTTCAACATTAGCCCAACTACTGAGCTTGAATCAATTTATAGATTGCTGGCTGATCTTGAACGTTATCGGGCCACTGTGTATAAATCTGACTTTCACCCATGGGAAGGCTATAACGACGAGAGCTTCTCGCTTGAAATAAAATCTAAAGTGAAAAAGTTTCTTGAAAAGATGAAAAATCAATTGGAATACACGACTGAAGTTGTATCAAATATACAATCATTTACTGGGTTACAGATTTCTACGCTAGATGAATTAAAGAAGGCAACTAACATATTGGACATGGCTAAGCATTCTCCCATGCCTCCAGTGGGTTGGTTTGATAGGGGGAATATCTCCCAGATCATTAATGATGCTAAAAATTATCAAGAGAGATTTTCAACATTTCTTGATGAAAAAAAGGAGTTAACCACAAAGGTCAATGAAGATATATTGGAGGAAAGCCGCCTTCAAGATTTTTATAACGAACTATATATTGAAAATGAACAGTTTATTTCGATGATTCCTGAAACAAAACTGAACGAACTTTTGTTAACCCAAAGTGCATTAATAAATGGGATCGAAGATATCCTGCCTGTTCTCTCCAATGCCTCTAATTATGCTGAAATAGCCTCTAGTCTTGGAATACACGAGTTGAAAGATGCTAAAGAACTAAACCAGTTGTTAATTTATCTTTCTTTGCTAAACCAAAGTGTAACTCCAACAGAGATCTGGTTCGATGTAAACCATCTAGCAAATGTTTTAAATCAAGCCATGAAATTAAAGGAAAAGTACTTAGAGAATGCAGCATTACGAGGCGATTTGTTATCTCAATATAAGCCATCTTTTTTAGAGATCAATGCTGAAAAGGCTTTGATTGATTTCGAAGTTAAAGAGTCCCTAGTTGAGCCATTTAGAAACACTCAAAGATCAGGAACAGAGGATGTTATTTTGTATGATCAAAAATCAAAGGTGAAAGGATTACTCGGGGATTTTTTCAGTAAAACTAAATTATTAAACACATATAAAACAGAATTTGAGTCACTATTCGGAATGGAAATAACCAACATCTCCTTGATTGATAATCTAGAAATTGTGATTCGATTTATCGAGAAATCTCCAAAGCCACAGGAAAGTTGGTTCAACTTAAATAATTATCATGGTATACAAACGACTATTCGAGAGGGTAGGGAGTTATTTAGTAAATATCAAATTGAATTTGATAAATCCACTAAATTATTTGAAGAAGAAGTGTATGATGAGCGCATTTACGATATTTTTGAACGGTGTGAGGGACCATACCAGTCATTTTTAAGGGTCTTTAATGGTTCCTATAAAAAGGATTTAAAATGGCTAAGGGCTAATCTGAAATCCAATGAGAAATTAGACTTTGATACGTTTCAAAAGTACGTTCGTAACATAAAACGAGTATTGGATTACAAGAAGTCCATTGAAAAAAAGGAATCTGAATTTCAAACATCGCTGGGGTGGCATTACCAGTTGTCTGATACAAGTTGGTCTTCCATCGAACAAGCGCTATCAACTACAAAAGAGATTGTAGAATGGCATCAAGGACGTAGCCTAACTGTATCGTTAAGAGAACTACTACTTAGACCTGCGGGTAAAGTCGAGTTGCTGACGTCTTCTTTTGCCCATTTGAAACAAATATGTGCCGATTTGAAACATATCATCAATCGAATTCACAATGAGTATCCAAATTTAATTAGTTTATTTGGTTCGGATGCTTCAAAGATTAATACAGAACAATTATTTACTAAGCTTCAAATTGAATCGGAAAATGTGGATGCGTATTTTAATTTTGTGGATGAATTTAGTTGTCATCTTCAGAATCCAATGAATCTGAGTGTGATTTCCTTAAAACAAGATTTGAAAAATAAGATTATCCTTAAGCAACAATCCAAGGAGCTAGACGAAAGTTTCGAAAATAACATTAATATTCTGGGGAGTTCTTTTAAAGGTAATGATACGGAATGGGATAAGTTTTTTAGGTTTATCGAAGAATTCACTTTGTTATTTAAAAGTAATGTTCAGATTACTAAAGAATTTAAAACAACAATGCTCTGTGGAGAGGGAGTTCATGTTGATGTAACTCCCCTGGTGCAATGTTTAAGTACCATTGAAAAAGAAATTCCAAAGTATCGGGAGGCACTGCCAAAATTCTTTTCGGGTTACGAAGGTCCAGAATTATATTGGCCATATGCTGAATTTGGAAATACACTTAAATTAATAAAACGCCAAGTCGAAGATTGGCAGTATGGATTCTCTAAACTTAGCTCATATTTTGTGGACACTGACTTAACATTCGACGAGATTAAAAATACATTAGAGATGGCAGTCCAAGTCAAAATGTATAAACAGATTATCGATAGTGAATTGGAGAATCTTAAAGTTGTATTCGGTGATCGATTCACTGGGTACAACACGAATTGGGAACAAATCTTTGATGCACTAGCATGGACGGATGAATGGCATAACTTGTTTGCTAATATGGCGATGCCGTCTAAGTTGCTGAATTATGTTACTTCAGAAGGAAAAGGAAAAAAAGTCCACATCATGGAGTGGTTAGAGCAGGCGGAAAAAGAATATGAAAAAAACATGAACCTAAAAAAAAATCTGCATTTGTATTTTACTGTATCTGTTATCTTCAAAGAATTTGATTTCTCTGAGCTCAAATTGGAGGATCTTATTCACTTTTCGGAAATACGTATTGATTCAATTGATCTTTTGGAAGACTGGATCAGATATCGACGTCTTGAAGACATTGCATCTAATTTAGGTCTCGGCAAATTTATGCTTGCAATAAAAAATGAGAATATTGGCGATTTCACGTTTAAAGATCTATTCCAAAAGAGATTCTTTACACTTTGGCTAGATAAAATTTATAAAAATGAACCGCTTTTATTTGACTTTGATGCAGACGCAATGAATACTGATGTGACTTCTTTTAGAAAACTGGATGTAAAGAGCAATCAGTTGAACGTCCTCCGTATAAAGGAAAGATTAGAATCAAATCGAAATCACGCGATAAATTCGCTTGCGTTTCGTAGAGAACTTCAAATCATACAAGCGGAAATAGGAAAGAAAAAAAGACACTATCCGATAAGAAAACTTTTAAATCTTACAGCACCTTTATTCATGGAGGTAAAACCATGTTTACTTATGAGCCCGTTGTCTGTAAGTCAATTTTTGGATGCTTCTGTAATTCAGTTTGATTTAGTGATATTCGATGAAGCATCACAAATATTCTCAGAGGATGCAATCGGAGCTATTGTACGTGGAAAACAGTTGATTGTTGTAGGTGATACTAAACAATTACCTCCAACGAATTTTTTCCATAGCAGTACGATAGAAGAAGATTTCGATGACGAACAAGAAGAGGATCAAGAAGTTTCATATGAAAGTATTCTGGATGAGTGCGCTCATGTTCTCCCTCCGATTAATTTACGTTGGCATTATCGTAGTAAACATGAGTCGTTAATCACTTTTTCGAATGAGGCTTTTTATCACAACAATTTGATTACTTTCCCAAGTTCGGATAATGGACCTTATCTGGGAACAGAATTTGTTTATGTTAAAGATGGTGTTTACGATCGAGGCGGAAATAAAACGAATAAAAAAGAAGCAGAACAGATTGCTAATTTAGTAATTGAGCATTTTAAAGAACACCCTAATCAATCTCTAGGAGTGATTGCGTTCAGTGAGGCTCAAGCTTCTGCTATAGAGAATGAACTGACCATACTAAGAAATGCAAATACGTTATTTGAACGTTTCTTTCAAGAAGGGGCTCATGAAGAGTTTTTCATCAAAAGTCTGGAGAATGTTCAAGGTGATGAACGTGACGTCATTTTCTTAAGTGTGGGCTATGCTAAGGCAGCTGATCAAACGTTGCATTACAATTTTGGACCATTAAGCAAAACTCGTGGAGAAAGACGGTTAAATGTAGCTGTTACCAGAGCCAAATATCATATGAAGTTAATTAGTTCCTTAAAGCCATCTGATTTATCTGATACAAAAGTAAGCGGGAATACTGGTTTGCGTTTGCTAAAGGATTATATGCAAGCCACTATGGATGGCAAGTTGCCGATCAGCATGACAGCACATGAAGAGATGGAGTTTGACTCACCTTTTGAAGAGGATGTATTCAACGTTCTTACGGACATGGGATACAAAGTTAAAACTCAAGTTGGCTGCTCAGGATATCGAATTGATTTAGCTATTGTTGATCCACTCAATGACAATAAGTTTCTGTTGGGCATTGAATGCGATGGAAAGGCTTATCACAGTTCAAAAGTCGCGCGGGATAGAGATCGACTTCGTCAGCAAGTTTTGGAGGGGCTTGGATGGAAAATTTATAGAATTTGGTCACAAGAGTGGTTCAAAAAGCGGAGATTTGAAGTCAATCGACTTGAGAATTATCTAGAATCAATAAGGTACTTGGTTTAA
- a CDS encoding recombinase family protein — translation MHLKTLISPGMRGGVYGRHSTDKQTMDAQRSMALDIIRKYECEFVGEYLDTAVSARKKELKERNGVSYLLADAHLDKYDFVVISQHDRLARIPSEHQEIRSTLKKYKIPVIIASTESLYDSGDLLVDLIKDGNSKFEVDNTRIRTRDTMYTFFKQGKWRGGKPPFGYRYNSETKLFEAVEHEHLLIKDIFNMYLEYFGFDKIAQKLPSNSYDGCKWTDQAVRAVVTNPFYAGYLTRGRKKKRANNSFNDRSKWEMLHSDRIPAVISLEKWERCWELYDKRVNGKVPPRHFKTSFLLKDLLKCETCGCYFVGKDKTTTGKSGGKYGTKFYWCSSCDYRVELSKAHEIIDFLLKNLRQQHESVIIQKVLMSIEDDIINLGRKCDVLSQTISNYKDQLCKVKSEIDQQFIFLHSMYVEEMEEIRDNVKTLIRILTLSKESYEHKISVVDKQLIQHQNQIKQIHKLQLNQESVKGKLEQIKLEQLKRQQMKQQEKLEYDSRLLRGLLFEFVQEITIDPIGNVRITARHDLLYTVIK, via the coding sequence TTGCATTTAAAAACGTTGATTAGTCCTGGAATGAGGGGGGGGGTTTACGGAAGGCATTCTACAGACAAGCAAACGATGGATGCCCAGAGAAGCATGGCCTTAGATATTATTCGGAAATATGAATGTGAATTTGTTGGTGAGTATTTAGATACAGCAGTTTCGGCAAGGAAAAAGGAGCTGAAAGAACGCAACGGTGTATCATATTTACTCGCCGATGCTCATTTAGATAAATATGACTTTGTAGTTATATCGCAGCATGATCGACTAGCAAGAATTCCAAGTGAACACCAAGAGATACGCTCAACTTTAAAAAAATATAAAATTCCCGTAATCATTGCGAGTACAGAAAGTCTTTATGATTCAGGGGATCTTTTAGTTGATCTAATCAAGGATGGCAACTCAAAATTTGAAGTAGATAACACCCGCATTCGGACTAGGGATACTATGTATACTTTTTTCAAACAAGGTAAGTGGCGTGGAGGTAAACCACCTTTTGGCTATCGTTATAATTCAGAAACAAAGCTCTTCGAAGCAGTTGAACACGAGCATTTGCTAATTAAAGATATCTTTAACATGTATTTAGAATACTTTGGCTTTGATAAGATTGCTCAGAAATTGCCTTCTAACTCTTATGATGGCTGTAAATGGACAGACCAGGCTGTTCGGGCTGTGGTAACGAATCCTTTTTATGCGGGATACTTGACACGGGGAAGAAAGAAAAAACGAGCAAACAATTCATTTAATGACCGATCGAAATGGGAGATGCTACACAGCGATAGAATTCCAGCAGTTATCTCATTAGAAAAGTGGGAGAGATGTTGGGAACTATATGATAAGAGGGTCAATGGTAAGGTTCCTCCACGGCATTTTAAAACGAGTTTTTTACTAAAGGATCTTCTTAAATGTGAAACTTGTGGATGTTATTTTGTAGGCAAAGATAAAACTACCACGGGAAAATCAGGAGGAAAATATGGAACTAAGTTTTATTGGTGTTCCTCTTGCGATTACAGAGTGGAATTGAGCAAAGCACATGAAATAATTGATTTTCTTTTGAAAAATTTGAGACAACAACATGAAAGTGTAATCATTCAGAAAGTTTTAATGAGCATAGAAGATGACATCATTAACTTGGGCAGAAAATGTGATGTGCTCAGCCAAACAATTTCAAATTATAAGGACCAACTGTGTAAGGTCAAGTCTGAAATTGATCAACAGTTTATTTTTCTCCATAGTATGTATGTGGAAGAAATGGAAGAAATCAGGGACAATGTAAAGACACTTATTCGAATATTGACACTGTCTAAAGAAAGTTACGAACACAAGATTAGTGTGGTTGATAAACAATTGATACAGCATCAAAATCAAATTAAACAAATTCATAAATTACAACTTAATCAAGAAAGCGTTAAAGGCAAGCTGGAACAAATAAAGTTGGAACAATTAAAGAGGCAACAGATGAAGCAACAAGAAAAGCTTGAGTACGATTCGAGGTTGCTTCGTGGTTTATTATTTGAGTTTGTACAAGAGATTACCATTGATCCTATAGGGAATGTTAGAATCACAGCACGGCATGACTTATTATACACAGTAATAAAGTGA
- a CDS encoding recombinase family protein yields MKTVLYCRSSIESQENSISMQRTISEAVAAQRSLLIDEEYIDIAVSARINKISDRPNLARLLTDIKRGNVKTLIAYKRDRLARNVGQHLEIYEILKKYNVQVIFSASNELPLQYSPAGEFFELIIAGFNEREVNQIALRIRDTKLALFSDGKNHGGKLPFGYFLDSKKEIQPDPIKVEKIERIFNELLFTECRTFSEFVRNLESKRIIEKHKSNYNKIKKYITTPEYMGFRRAKFNEDIIEIEQKRLKIIDEDKWNQAQMILKRLIQSRGKQKSEVSMLDELVFCRTCNEPLKRKLISMAGKESVMYYCSAHYRNKFPQQVLEKYVLEEVSKWVQNIACSQNSVILMDVINRVNAESAIRLLELEQKMKILNDNVIGFTEKWILKKDPNTQREMVTEYSKLVQYENQKKLLLRTQSYIKVFPARIQAIWTQLNVQDKLDKMNSVELAEVLKDIVGKIEIGPPDFSPRIELKHPFFELVNIKDGEITIAFKNVD; encoded by the coding sequence GTGAAAACTGTCCTGTACTGTCGCTCATCTATTGAATCTCAAGAGAACTCGATTTCCATGCAGAGAACCATATCTGAAGCTGTCGCTGCTCAGCGTTCATTGTTAATTGATGAAGAATATATTGATATAGCGGTCTCTGCACGTATAAATAAAATTAGTGACCGACCCAATCTTGCCCGATTACTTACTGACATTAAACGAGGTAATGTAAAAACTTTGATAGCCTACAAACGGGATCGCTTAGCACGTAATGTTGGACAGCATTTAGAAATTTACGAAATATTGAAGAAATATAACGTTCAGGTTATTTTTTCTGCTAGTAATGAACTCCCCCTGCAATATTCACCAGCAGGGGAGTTTTTTGAATTGATCATTGCTGGATTTAACGAGCGTGAGGTGAATCAGATTGCACTTCGAATCAGAGATACTAAACTTGCTTTATTCTCTGATGGGAAAAATCATGGGGGAAAGTTGCCTTTTGGATACTTCCTTGATTCAAAAAAAGAAATACAACCCGATCCAATAAAAGTAGAAAAAATTGAGAGGATATTCAATGAACTATTATTCACTGAATGTCGTACATTCAGTGAATTTGTTAGGAATTTAGAGTCTAAGAGAATTATTGAAAAGCACAAAAGCAATTACAACAAAATTAAAAAGTATATCACCACGCCTGAATATATGGGCTTCCGTAGAGCAAAATTCAATGAGGATATTATAGAAATTGAACAAAAACGATTGAAAATTATAGACGAGGATAAATGGAACCAAGCTCAGATGATACTTAAAAGATTAATACAGAGTAGAGGTAAGCAAAAATCTGAAGTAAGTATGCTTGATGAACTTGTTTTCTGTAGGACATGTAATGAACCATTAAAAAGAAAGCTAATTTCAATGGCTGGAAAAGAATCTGTTATGTATTATTGCAGCGCTCATTATCGAAACAAGTTTCCTCAACAAGTATTAGAGAAGTACGTTTTAGAAGAAGTAAGTAAGTGGGTCCAAAACATAGCTTGTTCTCAAAACAGCGTAATTCTTATGGATGTGATCAATCGAGTGAATGCAGAAAGTGCAATCAGACTCTTAGAGTTAGAACAAAAAATGAAAATATTGAACGATAACGTAATTGGATTTACGGAAAAGTGGATACTCAAAAAAGATCCTAATACCCAGAGGGAAATGGTGACAGAGTATTCAAAATTAGTTCAATACGAGAACCAAAAGAAGTTACTTTTGAGAACTCAGAGTTATATAAAGGTGTTTCCAGCAAGAATCCAAGCTATATGGACACAGTTAAACGTTCAAGATAAGCTCGACAAGATGAATAGTGTAGAGTTAGCTGAAGTATTAAAAGATATTGTAGGTAAAATTGAAATTGGTCCTCCTGATTTTTCGCCCCGAATTGAATTAAAACATCCGTTTTTTGAATTAGTAAACATCAAGGATGGTGAAATTACAATTGCATTTAAAAACGTTGATTAG
- a CDS encoding helix-turn-helix domain-containing protein, translating to MRTLGQQVRNMRLQRNIGLSDYAQELGVSTGYLSNFETGKTETIQLTILEKILNDLGLGSSDVEVDSATEQQLNRINSLLIKLYNESPEAFQYFTNNLEQGIELFNKPSNK from the coding sequence ATGAGAACATTGGGGCAACAGGTTAGAAATATGAGGCTTCAAAGAAATATTGGGTTAAGTGACTACGCTCAAGAGCTCGGAGTGTCTACAGGCTATCTTAGTAATTTTGAGACTGGTAAAACTGAAACAATACAATTAACAATCCTTGAAAAAATACTTAATGACCTGGGACTTGGGAGCTCGGACGTAGAAGTAGATTCAGCAACTGAGCAGCAATTAAATCGAATTAACTCCTTGCTCATAAAATTATATAATGAATCACCAGAGGCATTTCAGTATTTCACTAACAATTTAGAACAAGGGATTGAGTTATTTAACAAACCTAGTAATAAGTAG